From one Anguilla rostrata isolate EN2019 chromosome 12, ASM1855537v3, whole genome shotgun sequence genomic stretch:
- the LOC135236295 gene encoding odorant receptor 131-2-like translates to MQNLTEYPGNSTPNADLLIAIKISIVLPLFFVFLYFIVLMLHTLASQRQFWENPRYILFGYMLINDTLLVLCSVLLFLLFLAEFRLSFVLCMTLIFISTVTFQNTPFILATMSLERYVAIFYPLRRPAAWQADRIWAVILPTLLVSLVMPIIELCIGGRSPGASALTTLVLCRSKDLNNSPLLTLVKISLYGVFFLAVALAILFTYVRILREARRMRRDQAAVGKALYTVLLHGLQLLLCVMTFMQPVTDQASEVQARWLREEIHFLNYFCFALLPRVLSPLIYGLRDESLRTHMRRAVLCCSPAITTQHMGKPATH, encoded by the coding sequence ATGCAAAATCTGACTGAGTATCCAGGAAACTCAACACCCAACGCAGACCTCTTAATAGCAATAAAAATCTCTATTGTCCTCCCCCTTTTCTTCGTCTTCCTCTACTTCATCGTCCTGATGCTGCACACCCTGGCGTCGCAAAGGCAGTTCTGGGAGAACCCGCGCTACATCCTATTCGGCTACATGCTGATCAACGACACCCTGCTGGTGCTGTGCTCcgtcctgctcttcctcctcttcctggccGAGTTTCGGTTATCCTTCGTCCTCTGCATGACCCTGATCTTCATCTCCACCGTCACCTTCCAGAACACGCCGTTCATCCTGGCGACCATGTCGCTGGAGCGCTACGTCGCCATCTTCTACCCACTGCGGCGCCCCGCTGCCTGGCAAGCCGACCGCATTTGGGCCGTCATCCTGCCCACACTGCTCGTCAGCTTGGTGATGCCCATCATCGAGCTGTGCATAGGCGGGCGCTCCCCGGGCGCCAGCGCCCTCACCACCCTAGTGCTCTGCCGGAGCAAAGATCTCAACAACTCGCCGCTCCTCACGCTGGTCAAGATCTCGCTGTACGGCGTCTTCTTCCTGGCGGTGGCCCTGGCCATCCTCTTCACGTACGTGCGCATCCTGCGGGAGGCGCGGCGCATGCGGCGGGACCAGGCGGCGGTGGGCAAGGCGCTATACACGGTGCTGCTGCAcggcctgcagctgctgctgtgcgTCATGACCTTCATGCAGCCCGTGACGGACCAGGCCTCGGAGGTCCAGGCGCGCTGGCTCCGCGAGGAGATCCACTTCCTCAACTACttctgcttcgccctgctgccCCGCGTCCTCAGCCCACTCATATACGGGTTGCGGGACGAGAGCCTCCGCACCCACATGAGGAGGGCCGTCCTGTGCTGCTCCCCCGCAATCACCACTCAGCACATGGGCAAACCCGCAACCCATTAA
- the LOC135236609 gene encoding odorant receptor 131-2-like, with translation MQNLTENPGNSTANADLIIAIKISIVLPLFFVFLYFIVLMLHTLASQRQFWENPRYILFGYMLINDTLLVVCTVLLFLLYLAEFRFSFVLCMTLIFVSTITFLNTPFILATMSLERYVAIFYPLRRPAAWRADRIWAVILPTLLVSLAVPIIELCLGGRSPGASALTTLVLCRSNELNNSPLLTLVKISLYGVFFLAVALAIFFTYVRILQEARRMWRDQAAVGKALYTVLLHGLQLLLCVMSFMQPVTEQASVVRARWLREQIPFLNYLCFALLPRVLSPLIYGLRDESLRTHMRRAVLCCSPAITTQHMGKPATH, from the coding sequence ATGCAAAATCTGACCGAGAATCCAGGAAACTCAACAGCCAACGCAGACCTGATAATAGCAATAAAAATCTCTATTGTCCTCCCCCTTTTCTTCGTCTTCCTCTACTTCATCGTCCTGATGCTGCACACCCTGGCGTCACAGAGGCAGTTCTGGGAGAACCCGCGCTACATCCTCTTCGGCTACATGCTGATCAACGACACCCTGCTGGTGGTGTGCACcgtcctgctcttcctcctctacCTTGCTGAGTTTCGGTTTTCCTTCGTCCTCTGCATGACCCTGATCTTCGTCTCCACCATCACCTTCCTCAACACGCCGTTCATCCTGGCGACCATGTCGCTGGAGCGCTACGTCGCCATCTTCTACCCACTGCGGCGCCCCGCTGCCTGGCGAGCCGATCGCATTTGGGCCGTCATCCTGCCCACACTGCTCGTCAGCTTGGCGGTGCCCATCATCGAGCTGTGCCTGGGCGGGCGCTCCCCGGGGGCCAGCGCCCTCACCACCCTGGTGCTCTGCCGGAGCAATGAGCTCAACAACTCGCCGCTCCTCACGCTGGTCAAGATCTCGCTGTACGGCGTCTTTTTCCTGGCGGTGGCCCTGGCCATTTTCTTCACGTACGTGCGCATCCTGCAGGAGGCGCGGCGCATGTGGCGGGACCAGGCGGCGGTGGGCAAGGCGCTATACACGGTGCTGCTGCAcggcctgcagctgctgctgtgcgTCATGTCCTTCATGCAGCCCGTGACGGAGCAGGCGTCCGTGGTCCGGGCGCGTTGGCTCCGCGAGCAGATCCCCTTCCTCAACTACctctgcttcgccctgctgccCCGCGTCCTCAGCCCACTCATATACGGGCTGCGGGACGAGAGCCTCCGCACCCACATGAGGAGGGCCGTCCTGTGCTGCTCCCCCGCAATCACCACTCAGCACATGGGCAAACCTGCAACCCATTAA
- the LOC135236136 gene encoding odorant receptor 131-2-like, translating to MSKNITQAALSVLSLVLNPRLLVVQGLVGIFLCVNFLMIFTFFKKEAFRSNVRYIFFAHTLFCDTLFLAISDALLVISFSRTPMPAGVCMVVYGFSSMLNFATPLTLTAMCVERYVAICMPLRHAEIATPRRATGCVFVIHALSSVMQVVIFSMVVSSAPAGFYAAPMYCSVEQLVAVRWQQDLRSALSQLYFLLMSVTIAFTYFRIMAAARAASADDRKSSAKGLRTVLLHAFQLFLCLIVLWVPLIETAVREVNFTVFLELRYFDYIAFILAPRCLSPLVYGLRDEKFFQVLKSYALLRCYKTLPPTKIFSISEKS from the coding sequence ATGTCTAAAAACATCACACAAGCTGCCCTCAGTGTGCTGTCGCTAGTTCTGAATCCGAGGCTGCTGGTAGTGCAGGGGTTAGTGGGGATCTTTCTCTGCGTCAACTTCCTCATGATCTTCACCTTTTTCAAGAAAGAGGCCTTCCGTAGCAACGTGCGCTACATCTTCTTCGCGCACACCCTCTTCTGCGACACGCTGTTCCTGGCGATATCCGACGCCCTTCTCGTCATTAGCTTCAGCAGGACCCCGATGCCCGCCGGGGTCTGCATGGTCGTCTACGGTTTCAGCAGCATGCTCAACTTCGCCACGCCCCTGACTCTCACCGCCATGTGCGTGGAGCGCTACGTGGCCATCTGCATGCCCCTGCGGCACGCCGAAATCGCCACCCCGCGCCGAGCGACGGGCTGCGTCTTCGTCATCCACGCCCTGAGCTCCGTCATGCAGGTCGTCATCTTCTCCATGGTGgtctcctccgcccccgccggcTTCTACGCCGCGCCGATGTACTGCAGCGTGGAGCAGCTGGTGGCGGTACGGTGGCAGCAGGATCTCCGGTCGGCCCTGTCTCAGCTCTACTTCCTGCTCATGTCCGTCACCATAGCCTTCACCTATTTCAGAATCATGGCGGCCGCCAGGGCGGCCTCCGCGGACGACAGGAAGTCCAGCGCCAAGGGTCTCAGGACCGTGCTCCTCCACGCCTTCCAGCTTTTCCTCTGCCTGATCGTGCTGTGGGTGCCGTTGATCGAGACGGCGGTTCGCGAAGTAAACTTCACGGTGTTCCTGGAGCTGAGATATTTTGACTATATCGCCTTCATTCTTGCCCCCCGTTGCCTCAGCCCCCTGGTGTACGGTTTGAGGGATGAAAAATTTTTCCAGGTTTTGAAGAGCTACGCTCTTTTACGATGTTACAAGACATTGCCCCCgactaaaatattttccatttcagaaaaatcttag
- the LOC135236377 gene encoding odorant receptor 131-2-like, whose product MQNLTEYPENSTANADLIIAIKISIVLPLFFVFLYFIVLMLHTLASQRQFWENPRYILFGYMLINDTLLVLCSVLLFLLYLAEIRLSYVLCITLIFVSTVTFLNTPFILATMSLERYVAIFYPLRRPAAWRADRIWAVILPTLLVSLVVPIIELCLDGRSPGTSALTTLVLCRSKELNSSPLLTLVKISLYGVFFLAVALAILFTYVRILREARRMRRDQAAVGKVLYTVLLHGLQLLLCVMTFTQPVTEQASVVRARWLREQIPFLNYLCFALLPRVLSPLIYGLRDESLRTHMRRAVLCCSPAITTQHMGKPATH is encoded by the coding sequence ATGCAAAATCTGACCGAGTATCCAGAAAACTCTACAGCCAACGCAGACCTGATAATAGCAATAAAAATCTCTATTGTCCTCCCCCTTTTCTTCGTCTTCCTCTACTTCATCGTCCTGATGCTGCACACCCTGGCGTCGCAGAGGCAGTTCTGGGAGAACCCGCGCTACATCCTCTTCGGCTACATGCTGATCAACGACACCCTGCTGGTGCTGTGCTCcgtcctgctcttcctcctctacCTGGCCGAGATTCGGTTATCCTACGTCCTCTGCATAACCCTGATCTTCGTCTCCACCGTCACCTTCCTCAACACGCCGTTCATCCTGGCGACCATGTCGCTGGAGCGCTACGTCGCCATCTTCTACCCACTGCGGCGCCCCGCCGCCTGGCGAGCCGACCGCATTTGGGCCGTCATCCTGCCCACGCTGCTCGTCAGCTTGGTGGTGCCCATCATCGAGCTGTGCCTGGACGGGCGCTCCCCGGGCACCAGCGCCCTCACCACCCTGGTGCTCTGCCGGAGCAAAGAGCTCAACAGCTCGCCGCTCCTCACGCTGGTCAAGATCTCGCTGTACGGCGTCTTCTTCCTGGCGGTGGCCCTGGCCATCCTCTTCACGTACGTGCGCATCCTGCGGGAGGCGCGGCGCATGCGGCGGGACCAGGCGGCGGTGGGCAAGGTGCTATACACGGTGCTGCTGCAcggcctgcagctgctgctgtgcgTCATGACCTTCACGCAGCCCGTGACGGAGCAGGCGTCCGTGGTGCGGGCGCGCTGGCTCCGCGAGCAGATCCCCTTCCTCAACTACctctgcttcgccctgctgccCCGCGTCCTCAGCCCACTCATATACGGGCTGCGGGACGAGAGCCTCCGCACCCACATGAGGAGGGCCGTCCTGTGCTGCTCCCCCGCAATCACCACTCAGCACATGGGCAAACCTGCAACCCATTAA
- the LOC135236898 gene encoding odorant receptor 131-2-like → MRYDMSKNITQAALSVLSLVLNPRLLVVQGLVGIFLCVNFLMIFTFFKKEAFRSNMRYIFFAHTLFCDTLFLAISDALLVIVFSRTPMPAGVCMVVYGFSSMLNFATPLTLTAMCVERYVAICMPLRHAEIATPRRATGCVFVIHALSSVMQVAIFSMVVSSAPAGFYAAPLDCSVEQLVAVRWQQDLRSALSQLYFLLMSITIAFTYFRIMAAARAASADDRKSSAKGLRTVLLHAFQLFLCLLVLWVPLIETAVREVNFTVFLQLRYIDYVAFILAPRCLSPLVYGLRDEKFFQVLKSYALFQCYKTLPPTKIFSISEKS, encoded by the exons ATGCGCTACG ACATGTCTAAAAACATCACACAAGCTGCCCTCAGTGTGCTGTCGCTAGTTCTGAATCCGAGGCTGCTGGTAGTGCAGGGGTTAGTGGGGATCTTTCTCTGCGTCAACTTCCTCATGATCTTCACCTTTTTCAAGAAAGAGGCCTTCCGTAGCAACATGCGCTACATCTTCTTCGCGCACACCCTCTTCTGCGACACGCTGTTCCTGGCGATATCCGACGCCCTTCTCGTCATCGTCTTCAGCAGGACCCCGATGCCCGCCGGGGTCTGCATGGTCGTCTACGGTTTCAGCAGCATGCTCAACTTCGCCACGCCCCTGACTCTCACCGCCATGTGCGTGGAGCGCTACGTGGCCATCTGCATGCCCCTGCGGCACGCCGAAATCGCCACCCCGCGCCGAGCGACGGGCTGCGTCTTCGTCATCCACGCCCTGAGCTCCGTCATGCAGGTCGCCATCTTCTCCATGGTGGTCTCCTCTGCCCCCGCCGGCTTCTACGCCGCGCCGCTGGACTGCAGCGTGGAGCAGCTGGTGGCGGTACGGTGGCAGCAGGATCTCCGGTCGGCCCTGTCTCAGCTCTACTTCCTGCTCATGTCTATCACCATAGCCTTCACCTATTTCAGAATCATGGCGGCCGCCAGGGCGGCCTCCGCAGACGACAGGAAGTCCAGCGCCAAGGGTCTCAGGACCGTGCTCCTCCACGCTTTCCAGCTTTTCCTTTGCCTGCTCGTGCTGTGGGTGCCGTTGATCGAGACGGCGGTTCGCGAAGTAAACTTCACGGTGTTCCTGCAGCTGAGATATATTGACTATGTCGCCTTCATTCTTGCCCCCCGTTGCCTCAGCCCCCTGGTGTACGGTTTGAGGGATGAAAAATTTTTCCAGGTTTTGAAGAGCTATGCTCTTTTTCAATGTTACAAGACATTGCCCCCgactaaaatattttccatttcagaaaaatcttag
- the LOC135235731 gene encoding odorant receptor 131-2-like: protein MSKNVTQAALSVLSRVLNPRLLVVQGLVGIFLCVNFLMIFTFFKKEAFRSNVRYIFFAHTLFCDTLFLAISDALLVVSFTRIPMPAGVCMIVYGFAGVLNFATPLTLTAMCVERYVAICMPLRHAEIATPRRATGCIFVIHALSSVMQVVIFSMVVSSAPAGFYAAPLDCSVEQLVAVRWQQDLRSALSQLYFLLMSITIAFTYFRIMAAARAASADDRKSSAKGLRTVLLHAFQLLLCLIMLWLPFIETAVLAVDFTVFLQLRYFDYVAFILAPRCLSPLVYGLRDEKFFQVLKSYALLRCCKTFPPTKIFSISEKS from the coding sequence ATGTCTAAAAACGTCACACAAGCTGCCCTCAGTGTGCTGTCGCGAGTTCTGAATCCGAGGCTGCTGGTAGTGCAGGGGTTAGTGGGGATCTTTCTCTGCGTCAACTTCCTCATGATCTTCACCTTTTTCAAGAAAGAGGCCTTCCGTAGCAACGTGCGCTACATCTTCTTCGCGCACACCCTCTTCTGCGACACGCTGTTCCTGGCGATATCCGACGCCCTTCTCGTCGTGAGCTTCACCAGGATCCCGATGCCCGCCGGGGTCTGCATGATCGTCTACGGCTTCGCCGGCGTCCTCAACTTCGCCACGCCCCTGACTCTCACCGCCATGTGCGTGGAGCGCTACGTGGCCATCTGCATGCCCCTGCGGCACGCCGAAATCGCCACCCCGCGCCGAGCGACGGGCTGCATCTTCGTCATCCACGCCCTGAGCTCCGTCATGCAGGTCGTCATCTTCTCCATGGTGgtctcctccgcccccgccggcTTCTACGCCGCGCCGCTGGACTGCAGCGTGGAGCAGCTGGTGGCGGTACGGTGGCAGCAGGATCTCCGGTCGGCCCTGTCTCAGCTCTACTTCCTGCTCATGTCTATCACCATAGCCTTCACCTATTTCAGAATCATGGCGGCCGCCAGGGCGGCCTCCGCGGACGACAGGAAGTCCAGCGCCAAGGGTCTCAGGACCGTGCTCCTCCACGCCTTCCAGCTGCTCCTCTGCCTTATCATGCTGTGGCTGCCGTTTATCGAGACGGCGGTTCTCGCAGTAGACTTCACGGTGTTCCTGCAGCTGAGATATTTTGACTATGTCGCCTTCATTCTTGCCCCCCGTTGCCTCAGCCCCCTGGTGTACGGTTTGAGGGATGAAAAATTTTTCCAGGTTTTGAAGAGCTACGCTCTTTTACGATGCTGCAAGACATTTCCCcccaccaaaatattttcaatttcagaaaagtcttag